GCCGGGCCGTCGGGCGCCTCTCCGACCTGGGCTGGGGCGCGCGGCTGCGCGGCGTGGTCGGCCCGGAGTCACCGGACGCGCCGATCCCGGCCGAGCTGGCCGCCGCTGTGGTCGAGGTGCTCAAGGCGTGGGCCCGCGGGGAGGACGCGTGGGCACAGCGCCCGGTCGGCGTCGTGTCCGTCGGCTCACGCCGTCATCCACAGCTTGTCCACAGCCTCGCCGAGCACATCGCGACGATCGGCCAGCTGCCGTTGCTCGGCACGCTGAGCTCGACCCGATCCGGCGCGGAGACCTTCCGCGGCAACAGCGCCCAGCGGGTCCGGGCCTTGCACGACGCCTTCACCGTCCCTCCCGAGCTGGCCGCCGGTGTCGCCGCTCACCCCGGCCCGCTGCTGCTGGTCGACGATCTGGTCGACTCCGGGTGGACGATGGCTCTGGCCGGCCGTGCCCTGCGCCGCTGCGGGGCGGACGCCATCCTTCCGCTCTCCCTCGCGGTGGCCGGTTGATCGGTTACTACACGGGGCCGGAGTCTTCCGTCTGCACGGCGGCGGGCGGAGCGGCCGGGTGCTCAGGCGTGGCCGCCGGGCCGTGGACCGTCCCGCCGCCGATCATGCGATCGGATACCGGCGGGGGGTATGCTTGGCGCATGTCCGATGAGCCGACTCCGCAGCACGGGCCACATGGCTACTCCGGGGACAAGGCGGCCCTGCTCAGCCGCCTGCGCCGGATCGAGGGGCAGATCCGCGGCCTGCAGCGGATGGTCGACGAGGACACGTATTGCATCGACGTTCTGACCCAGATCTCCGCGGCGAAAAGCGCGCTGCACGCTGTCGCGGTCGGCCTCCTGGAGGACCACCTGGCCCACTGCGTGGTGGACGCGGCCCGAGCCGGTGATCCCACCGCCAAGGTCAAAGAGGCATCCGACGCGATCGCTCGGTTGATCAAATCCTGAGGGGCGCGGGGACCGGAAGGCCGGCGAGCCGCACGGCCGCAGGAGCCGAAGTGGCCCGGAAGTCTTGAGGAGGCGGGAGCCGGATCGGCCGGAAGTCTCGAGGACGCGGGAACCGGATCGACTCGGAAGTCTTGAGGGGCGGGAACCGGAGCGGTCCGGAAGTCTTGAAGACGCGGGAACCGGAGCGGGTCCGGAAGCGACATAGGTTTCAGAAGGCAGCAAGAGCGAAAGGCTTCATCATGGCTGTGACCAGCACCTACACCGTCAAGGGCATGACCTGCTCGCACTGCGTCAACGCGGTGACCGAGGAACTCTCGGCGCTGCCCGGCGTCGCCGGCGTGCAGGTCGATCTCGCGTCCGGTGGGGTGACGGTGACCAGCGAGGAGCCGCTCACCCAGGACGCGGTCCGCGCCGCGGTCGACGAGGCCGGCTACGAGCTTGCGGATGCCTGACCAACAGGACGCGGCCCCAAAGCGGATACCAGAGCAGCAGGACGCGTCACCGGAGCGGTCCGCAGGGCAACCGGGCGCGTCACCGGAGCGGGCAGCAGGACAGCAGGACGCCTCGCCGGAGCGGGCAGCAGAGCCGAGGGACGCGACCCCGGAGCGGGCAGCGCAGCGGCAGGACGCTAGCCCGAAGCGGACGAAATGGGTGCTGGACGTCACCGCTGAATCGGAAGCTGACACCGGCACGGCGAGCCCGGGCAAGAACGAGGGCTTCCGCTTCGCCGCCTTCGGGGCGTTGCTGATCGTGGTCCTCTTCGCCGGTTACGGCCTGGGCCGCCTCAACAGCGGCACCTCGGCGACCGCCACCCCGGCCGCCACCGGCAGCGCCGCCCCCGCGGCGGTCAACGAGAACATGCCGCACACCCACGGTGCCGGTGGAGCGGGCATGCCGACCACCGCCGGCGCCGCGGTCGGCGGCCTCTCGCTCAGCTCGGACGGTCTCACCCTGCACCCGGTGGCCACCGCGTTCCAGGCCGGCCGCCGACAGCGGCTCGGCTTCACCGTCGACGCCACCGGCGGCACCCCGGTCACCTCGTACGCGATAGTGCACGACAAGCCGCTGCACCTGATCGTGCTCCGCCGCGACCTCACCGGCTTCCAGCACCTGCACCCGGCGATGGCCGCCGACGGCACCTGGAGCATCGATGTGACACTGGCCGAGCCGGGCGTCTACCGGATGATCGCCGACTTCACCGCCCTGGTCGGCGGCCGGCAGATCGCCACCACGCTGGGCACCGACCTGACCGTCACCGGCGACTACCGGCCGGCGCCGCTGCCCGCGCCGGAACGGACGGCCACCACCGACGGGCTCACCGTCAGTTACGCCGGCACCCCCGGCACCCAGGCCGTGCAGCCGCTGCTGATGACGGTGACCGGCGGGGCCGTCGAGCCCTACCTCGGCGCTTACGGCCACCTGGTGGTGATGCGCCAGGGCGACCTCGCCTACGTGCACGTCCACCCGGAGCAGCAGCTGGTCGACGGCAAGGTGAAGTTCTGGATCACCGCGCCCAGCCCCGGCGACTACCGGATGTTCTTCGACTTCCAGGTCGCCGGGAAGGTGCACACCGCCGCGTGGACCCTGCGGGTCAGCTGACCGGCGCCCGGTCGCCGAGCATCAGCGCCAGCGCCGGTTTCACCTGCCACTGATCGAGCAGCGCGTCATACTCGGCGCGCTGCTCGGGACTGGCCGGAGCACCCGTCCGGCGGGCGCGGAGCAGCAGGTTCCGCGGGGTGTGCGCCGAGTCGATGAACTCCACCACGTCGACCCGATAGCCGTTCAACCGGAGCAGGCCGGCACGCAGCGAGTCGGTGAGGACGTCCGCGAAGCGCTCCCGGAGGATGGCGTGCCTGGTGAACTCACCGTACGGCGTGGGCGACGCCCCACCCTTGAGCTGCGCGGCGATGTCGTGGTGGCAGCACGGCGCGGCCAGCACCCAGCGCGCCTGCCAGTCCACCGCGCGGGCCAGCGCCTGATCGGTGGCGGTGTCACAGGCGTGCAGGGCGAGCACCAGGTCCGGGGTGAACGGCAGCTCGGCCGCCTCGATGGTGCCGGCCACGAAGGTCACCTCGGCGGAACAACCCAGCCGCTCGGCGACGGCGCTGTTGCGTACCCTCTGGTCCTCGCGGACATCGACGCCCACCACCTGGACATCGACGCCTCGCCCGGCCAGATGGCGGTAGGCGGCGAAGGTCAGATAGGCGTTCCCGCAGCCGAGGTCGACGACGCGCAGCGGCGTCGGCAGCTCGTCGGGGAGCGTGGCGGCGAGCGCACGCAGGAACGCGTCGATCTGCCGGCGCTTGGCGGCGTTGCCACCGATCACGTCGAAGAGCGGGTCGCCCGGATCGAGCAGCCACTGCTTGGCCCGGTCGTGCTCACGTGCGGCCGGCGCGGCCGGCGCCGCGGCGGACCGGTGCACCTGGGCGTCACCCTTCTTGGTGACCCGGACCTGGACGGTGGCCTCGGCCGTCTCCACGTGCCAGTTGCCGAACGGCTCGGCGAGCAGCTCGTCGACGGCGGTGGCCGCCTCGGCGCCGGGCGCGACGTTACGGGTGAAGGGGCGGGTGCCGTCATCGGTGACGATCTGCAGTTTCGGACCGCTCTTGAGCGTGACGGGACGGATCTGGGCGCGGGTCACCGAGGGTGCCTGCCCGCGGCGCCGGCCGGCGGCGACGGCCCGGGTCAGTCCGGGAGCGAGGAGGAGTTCGCGCACCTCGGCGAGCGCTTGATCGAGCGGTTGTGGCATAACACCATTCTGCCCGGAAGCTGGGATGTCCCCGAGGGGCTGTGGACAACGCCGCGTCCGGCTAGGTTGATCCGGGGCGCGGAGGGAGGAACGGTCCGATGTGGCACATGTCGGAGACCAGGACACCGGCCTCCAGCCTGCCGTCGGCGCGGGTGCGGCAGATTCTCGGTGACATGTACACGGTTGCCCGGCACAGCCGGTTCATCGGTGACCTCACCCGGGGCCGCCTGCCAATCGCGGCGTATGCCGAGCTCACCGCCCAGCACTGGTTCGTCTACGAGACTCTCGAACTGGCCACCGCCGCGATGGCCGACGACCCGGTGGCCGGCCGGTTCTGCTTCCCGGAGCTGTTCCGGATCCCGGCGCTCGAGGCCGACCTGCGGTTCCTGCACGGCGCGCGCTGGCAGAGCCGGCTCGTCGCGCTGCCCGCGACGACCACCTACTGCACCCGGATCCGATCCTCGGCGTTCGACCGGGCGACCGGTTACGTGGCCCACCACTGCACGCGGTACCTGCACGATCTCGACGGCGGGCAGTGGCTGGGCGCCGCGGTGCTGGAGGCGTACCGGTTCCGCCGCCAGGGCTACCGCTTCTTCGTCTTCGAGGGCGTCGACCCGGAACTGTTCCAGGCGCGTTACCGCACCCGGCTGAACCTGGTCCCGTGGAACCACGCCGAGCAGGACGCCTTTCTCGCCGAGGTGGCCGCCGCCGCGCAGCTCAATCTCGACCTGCTCACCGATCTGGAGAACCGCTGGACCTGAACCCCACCGGCAGAACCGAGCTGGGGTACGCCGTGGGACCGCGCCAGCGGTCCCACGCGCGAGTGGCGATCAGGCCTCGGCGGTGCCCACGCCGGCGTCGGAACCGCCGGTCATGCTCTCCGTCGGCTCACCGGCGTCGGCGGTCGGGCCGGTCGTCCGGCGACGGCGGCGACGCGGCTTGGCGTCGGTGTCCGCGTCGGCGGCCGGAGCGTCCGGGCCAGTGGCCGAAGCCGCGGCCGGAGCGGCCGAGTCGGCGGCCGGAGCGGACGAATCCGACGGGCCGGCTTCCAGGGTGATCGCGGGCGAGACGCCGGCGGTGCCCTCCGTGGCGGAGTCCGAGAAGGCCACCGCCGTAGCCGCGGTGCGCCGCCGCCGGGTCCGAGCCCGGGGAGCCGCTTCGTCAGCGGGCGCGGGTGCTGCTGACGCCTCCGTCGGCACGGATGCTTCGGGCGTACCGGAAATCTCGGACGCCGGACCCTCGACCACCCGGCGCCGGCGCCGCTCCCGCTTGGGCCGCTCCCCGTCCTGGGACGAGGAAGGCGACGACGGCGCCGCCGAGTCGCCCGGCGAAGCCGGAGCGGACCCGCCACGCGTGCGCCCGCCGCGTCCCGGGCGCTGCCGGCGACCCCGACCACCGCCCCCGAGATCCTCCTCGATCTCGGCGGACAGCCCGGCCCGGCTCCGCTCCGCGGTCGGCAGGGTGCCCGAGATGTCGGACGGAATGTCCAGGTCCGCATAGAGAGCCGGACTCGTGTGGTACGTCTCCGGGGGCTGCGGCATGGTCAGGCCGAGCGACTTGTCGATCAGCACCCAGCGCGGCATGTCCTCCCAGTCCACGAACGTCACGGCGACGCCCGTGGCGCCCGCGCGACCGGTCCGGCCGATGCGGTGCGTGTAGGTCTCCGGGTCCTCCGGGCAGTCGTAGTTGATCACGTGGGTGACGCCCGAGACGTCCAGGCCACGGGCCGCCACGTCGGTCGCCACCAGCACGTCGATCTTGCCGCTGCGGAACGCGCGCAGGGCCCGCTCGCGGGCGCCCTGGCCCAGGTCACCGTGCACCGCGGCGACCGCGAAGCCACGGAAGTCGAGGTCCTCGGCGACCCGGTCGGCGGCCCGCTTGGTCCGCGTGAAGATCATCGTGAGGCTGCGGTCCTTGGCCTGCAGGATCCGGGCCACCATCTCGATCTTGTTGAGCGGGTGGGTGCGGTAGACGACCTGCTTGGTGAGCGGGTTCGGACCGCTGTCGGTGGTGTGCCCGGCGTGGATGGTCATCGGGTTGCGCAGGAACCGGCGGGACAGCGCCACGATCGGATCCGGCATGGTGGCCGAGAACAGCATGGTCTGCCGCTGCTCCGGGAGCATCGCCAGGATCTTCTCGACGTCGTCGAGGAAGCCCAGGTCGAGCATCCGGTCGGCCTCGTCCAGGACCAGCGCGTGGACCGCGTTCAGCTTGAGCTGCTTCTGCTTGGCCAGGTCGAGCAGGCGGCCGGGGGTGCCGACCAGGATCTCGACGCCCTTCTTCAGGGTGTCCACCTGCGGCTCGTAGGCCACCCCGCCGTAGATCGGCAGCACCCGGACGCCGCGCGTGCTGCCGGCGGCGGCCAGGTCGCGGGCCACCTGCAGGCCCAGCTCACGGGTGGGTACGACGATCAGGGCCTGAGGACGGCCGTCGGCGCCCTCGGCAGGGGAGAGCACCCGCTCCAGCAGGGGCAGGCCGAAGCCGAGGGTCTTGCCGGTGCCGGTCGGTGCCTGGCCGATCAGGTCGGTGCCGCGCAGCGCGATCGGCAGCGCGTACTCCTGGATGGCGAAGGCGTGCGTGATGCCCGCGGCGGCCAGCGCCTCCACGGTCTCGGGACGAACGCCCAGCTCGGCAAAGGTGGGGCTGTCCGGGCGGACCGGAGCGCGGTTCGTAACGGGGACTAGAGCTTGCTCATTGTCGGTCATGAAGTTTTACGGGTGCCCTCTCGTGGTGCGCCCGTCGACTGTCCTGGGGCGCGGTCTGGATGTGGCGCGGGCCGCACGCTCGAAAGCGGGCCACGCGCGGGGTCGCCGACGGATCGATGCCGGCGGCGACATACGCCACTCTACCTGACCCAATAGCAGACGCACGCGAGAGCAGTTTCGGGAGGGAACGCTGTTACCAGCGCGCCCTCCCGTTACCGCATCAGCGGGTGGTGAAACCGAACGGCCGGTGCGAGGCCTCGGCGATCTCCACGTAGGCCAGCTTGGCGACCGGGATGATCACCTTGCGGCCCTTCTCATCCGTGAGCGAAAGGACGCCGTCCTTGGCCAGAGCCTCGGACACGGCCTGCTCGACCTCGGCCGGCGTCTGAGCGCTTTCCAGCACGAGCTCGCGCGGCGAGTGTTGCACGCCGATCTTGACCTCCACGGAGTCCTCCTCTGTCAACCCGTGTACCGCTTGGAAAGGCTATCCGATTTCCGGTGCCGTTCCGGCCGATGAACCGCCCTGCAGCGGGAAGCTCGCGATCCCACGCCAGATCAGAGCGGCGACGAGGCTCTCGGCTTCAGCTTTGGGCGTACGCCGGCCGTTCGCCAGCCAGTACTGAGCGGCCGCCCCGGAGGCCCCGGCGAGGCCGGAGGCGAGCAACTGCGCCTGGTCCTGCCGGAGCCCGGTGTCCGAGATGATGGTCTCGGTCAGCGCCTCGATGCAGCCCTGCTCGACCCGTTCCACCCGCTGCCGGACCTGCGGATCGTTGCGCAGGTCGGACTCGAAGACGAGCCGGAACGCCTCGCTCTCGTGGTCCATGAAGTCGAAGTACGCCCGGACCGCGCCCTTGACGCGCTCCTTGTTGTCCGGGGTCGCCTCCAACGCGCCCCGCACCTTGGCGATTATCGCGTCGCAGTGCGTGTCCAGCAGGGCCAGGTACAGCTCGAGCTTGCCGGGGAAGTGCTGATAGAGCACGGGCTTGGACACGCCCGCGCGTTCCGCGATGTCGTCCATCGCGGCGGCGTGGTAGCCGTGCGCGACGAAGATCTGCTGGGCGGCGGCCAGCAGTTGCTTGCGGCGTGCCGAACGAGGCAGCCGGGTGGGGCGAGTGGTCTGAGCCCCGCCGGACGCGGCGGTCATATCTGGTGAACCTCCAGGGGGTCGGTCCCCGCGGTTTGTCGTCGCGGATTGCCCGGATCGGTGCATGTCGCGGTCGTGCGGGCAATTGTCGCGACGCTGCAACTTATCGCCACTGCAACCACACGGTAGCCTCAGCGGGGGCGAGCGAGGAGCACGCGGTGGATGAATCAGGGCATTCCGGAGACACCGGAGCCGCGGGTGGCGGCAACGGTGCCGACGCGTATGACCGCAATCGGATGAACGGCTGGGCAAACGGCGAAAGTCCGTGGTCGAACGCGGGTTCGGCGCCGGAGCAGGAGGCGGACGTGCCGCCGTGGCGACGCGGTGCCGCCGGACGCCAACCGTTCCCGGAGCGCCCCTTCGGGCCCGCCCCGAGCTCGGCCGCGCCGGCCCAGGTGCCGCCGCCCCCGGGGTTCGGGGACCTGTCGCAGCCCACCGAGATTCCCCCTTCCGGGAACACCGACATTCCGCCGTCCTGGTCCGGCGACCGCAGCCGGCTCGCTGACATTCTCGGTCACCGACCGCGTCCGGTCGATCCGGCGTCACCCACGCCGTCCAGCGCGCCGCCGTTTCCCTATGAGGGGGACCTCGACGACTCGTACCGCGCCGCACCACCACCGACCGTGCAGCGCGCCGCCGTGCCGATGACCCGGCCCATCCCGCCGGGTCCGACCCAGGGAGATCCACTGAGCCGTACCGACGCGCCGTCCGAACCGATCCGATCCCGGCACGCCCTGCTCAACGACACGTTGGCGCAGGGGCTGCCCAGGGTGGAGCCCGCCGCACCGGCGGGGGACCAGCGATCGGTGGACAACGAGCCCGGGATGGGCCTGCCGACGTACGATGCCAGCGGCTTCGCCCGCCGGAGCTACCCTTCCGAGAGCCCGAGCTCCGCGCTGGACGAGCCGAGCGGGGCGCTGCCCCAGCGCGTGCCGGCCCAGCCGGACGTGCCCCGAGTCCCGGAGCCGCCCGCGGTGGAGCCATCGGCTGAGGCGCCAGCCCTGGCGCGGATCGCGACGCACCTGCGCCGCGGCGACGTGGTGCCCGCGCAGGAGCGCCAGGAGGGCTTCGACGTGCAGGCCATCCTGGCCGCGGTGCGCGAGGTGGACGGGGTCCGCGACGCGTCGCTGCGAGCCACCCCGGCCGGCGCGCACAGCCTCCGGCTGGACCTGGCCGACGGCGCCGACGCCGCCGAGGTGAGCCGGCACGTCGCCCGCCTGCTCCAGGAGCGGATGGGCCTGGACGCCGCGATGCCCGGTGGCC
This window of the Actinoplanes oblitus genome carries:
- a CDS encoding metal-sensitive transcriptional regulator gives rise to the protein MSDEPTPQHGPHGYSGDKAALLSRLRRIEGQIRGLQRMVDEDTYCIDVLTQISAAKSALHAVAVGLLEDHLAHCVVDAARAGDPTAKVKEASDAIARLIKS
- a CDS encoding heavy-metal-associated domain-containing protein, yielding MAVTSTYTVKGMTCSHCVNAVTEELSALPGVAGVQVDLASGGVTVTSEEPLTQDAVRAAVDEAGYELADA
- a CDS encoding class I SAM-dependent methyltransferase, yielding MPQPLDQALAEVRELLLAPGLTRAVAAGRRRGQAPSVTRAQIRPVTLKSGPKLQIVTDDGTRPFTRNVAPGAEAATAVDELLAEPFGNWHVETAEATVQVRVTKKGDAQVHRSAAAPAAPAAREHDRAKQWLLDPGDPLFDVIGGNAAKRRQIDAFLRALAATLPDELPTPLRVVDLGCGNAYLTFAAYRHLAGRGVDVQVVGVDVREDQRVRNSAVAERLGCSAEVTFVAGTIEAAELPFTPDLVLALHACDTATDQALARAVDWQARWVLAAPCCHHDIAAQLKGGASPTPYGEFTRHAILRERFADVLTDSLRAGLLRLNGYRVDVVEFIDSAHTPRNLLLRARRTGAPASPEQRAEYDALLDQWQVKPALALMLGDRAPVS
- a CDS encoding biliverdin-producing heme oxygenase translates to MSETRTPASSLPSARVRQILGDMYTVARHSRFIGDLTRGRLPIAAYAELTAQHWFVYETLELATAAMADDPVAGRFCFPELFRIPALEADLRFLHGARWQSRLVALPATTTYCTRIRSSAFDRATGYVAHHCTRYLHDLDGGQWLGAAVLEAYRFRRQGYRFFVFEGVDPELFQARYRTRLNLVPWNHAEQDAFLAEVAAAAQLNLDLLTDLENRWT
- a CDS encoding DEAD/DEAH box helicase — encoded protein: MTDNEQALVPVTNRAPVRPDSPTFAELGVRPETVEALAAAGITHAFAIQEYALPIALRGTDLIGQAPTGTGKTLGFGLPLLERVLSPAEGADGRPQALIVVPTRELGLQVARDLAAAGSTRGVRVLPIYGGVAYEPQVDTLKKGVEILVGTPGRLLDLAKQKQLKLNAVHALVLDEADRMLDLGFLDDVEKILAMLPEQRQTMLFSATMPDPIVALSRRFLRNPMTIHAGHTTDSGPNPLTKQVVYRTHPLNKIEMVARILQAKDRSLTMIFTRTKRAADRVAEDLDFRGFAVAAVHGDLGQGARERALRAFRSGKIDVLVATDVAARGLDVSGVTHVINYDCPEDPETYTHRIGRTGRAGATGVAVTFVDWEDMPRWVLIDKSLGLTMPQPPETYHTSPALYADLDIPSDISGTLPTAERSRAGLSAEIEEDLGGGGRGRRQRPGRGGRTRGGSAPASPGDSAAPSSPSSSQDGERPKRERRRRRVVEGPASEISGTPEASVPTEASAAPAPADEAAPRARTRRRRTAATAVAFSDSATEGTAGVSPAITLEAGPSDSSAPAADSAAPAAASATGPDAPAADADTDAKPRRRRRRTTGPTADAGEPTESMTGGSDAGVGTAEA
- a CDS encoding DUF3107 domain-containing protein; its protein translation is MEVKIGVQHSPRELVLESAQTPAEVEQAVSEALAKDGVLSLTDEKGRKVIIPVAKLAYVEIAEASHRPFGFTTR
- a CDS encoding TetR/AcrR family transcriptional regulator, which codes for MTAASGGAQTTRPTRLPRSARRKQLLAAAQQIFVAHGYHAAAMDDIAERAGVSKPVLYQHFPGKLELYLALLDTHCDAIIAKVRGALEATPDNKERVKGAVRAYFDFMDHESEAFRLVFESDLRNDPQVRQRVERVEQGCIEALTETIISDTGLRQDQAQLLASGLAGASGAAAQYWLANGRRTPKAEAESLVAALIWRGIASFPLQGGSSAGTAPEIG
- a CDS encoding Daple — protein: MNGWANGESPWSNAGSAPEQEADVPPWRRGAAGRQPFPERPFGPAPSSAAPAQVPPPPGFGDLSQPTEIPPSGNTDIPPSWSGDRSRLADILGHRPRPVDPASPTPSSAPPFPYEGDLDDSYRAAPPPTVQRAAVPMTRPIPPGPTQGDPLSRTDAPSEPIRSRHALLNDTLAQGLPRVEPAAPAGDQRSVDNEPGMGLPTYDASGFARRSYPSESPSSALDEPSGALPQRVPAQPDVPRVPEPPAVEPSAEAPALARIATHLRRGDVVPAQERQEGFDVQAILAAVREVDGVRDASLRATPAGAHSLRLDLADGADAAEVSRHVARLLQERMGLDAAMPGGLPTAPPAAPPVPQQIPRPGRASVKPISAAPAPAPVSAAPAPAPAPVSPILAPSPVSPIPASVSQVPVSQVPVIPESPQPAPQPAVRPRDLNQPRPLDPGDRPGPRVLIENVHVNTFGADATVEVRLRAGDRTASGIATGPAVDGYLLRLCATATAGAVDELLSASTHADGPARCFVEHASAVSFGSTQVAVVVLLLSCGGGWVEQLAGSAVVTGDDRHAMVRATLAAVNRRVEALLA